In Novipirellula caenicola, a single window of DNA contains:
- a CDS encoding metallophosphoesterase family protein, which produces MKPSSSLASYCFVSCLGLFCFAATQCLYADAPLVGTKPAQWRVTWRSDPATSATVSWSTAEQGTQHRVRYRIKGSDRDEGVVAAKSGRFTGGHAELYYHHAELTGLKPATRYEVQMMSDDESSPVFYFLTAPDTDRPFSLLNGGDSRSDQQERRKVNQMIAKMVGQSFANDDPADDILALVHGGDYIVSGPNVAQWSEWLSDHELTVTDDNRLLPVIPARGNHDSGKPFNEVFGFPEDDRNYYAINLTPAVRLITLNTETSTAGSQAKWLRRELASSRPAHRWVVAQYHRPAFPAVKTPSSALQSWVPLFEAYDVDLVCEADGHNIKRTVPIRNGKHDDTGIVYIGEGGLGVGQRTPKTERWFLQSPGMADQGSHVFVLTFSEDAIFGKCVLLGGDIRDTFERPVRGR; this is translated from the coding sequence ATGAAACCAAGTTCTTCGTTGGCTTCGTACTGTTTCGTCAGTTGTCTTGGTCTGTTTTGCTTCGCTGCCACGCAGTGTCTTTATGCGGATGCGCCTTTGGTGGGAACCAAGCCGGCGCAATGGCGAGTGACATGGCGTTCAGATCCAGCCACGTCGGCAACGGTTTCCTGGAGTACCGCCGAACAAGGGACGCAGCACCGCGTGCGTTACCGGATCAAAGGCAGTGATCGAGACGAAGGCGTTGTAGCGGCAAAAAGTGGCCGGTTCACGGGCGGTCACGCCGAACTGTATTATCACCACGCTGAGTTGACGGGGCTAAAGCCGGCGACTCGCTATGAAGTCCAGATGATGAGCGACGACGAATCATCGCCTGTTTTTTACTTCTTGACGGCGCCGGATACCGATCGGCCATTCAGTTTGCTCAATGGTGGCGATTCTCGAAGCGATCAGCAAGAGCGACGCAAGGTGAACCAAATGATTGCCAAAATGGTGGGGCAGTCGTTTGCAAATGACGATCCGGCCGACGATATCTTGGCATTGGTTCACGGCGGAGACTACATCGTTAGCGGGCCAAACGTCGCGCAGTGGTCGGAGTGGTTGTCCGATCATGAGTTGACGGTGACCGATGACAATCGGTTGCTTCCCGTGATTCCGGCACGGGGCAATCACGATTCGGGGAAACCATTTAACGAGGTCTTTGGGTTTCCCGAGGATGATCGAAACTACTACGCCATTAACCTTACTCCTGCAGTTCGATTGATCACGCTCAATACGGAAACCAGTACCGCGGGCAGCCAAGCAAAGTGGTTGCGGCGTGAATTGGCGTCGTCGCGTCCCGCTCACCGCTGGGTCGTCGCCCAATATCACCGCCCTGCCTTTCCTGCGGTCAAAACGCCAAGCTCGGCGCTGCAGAGCTGGGTGCCTCTGTTTGAAGCGTACGACGTCGACTTGGTTTGTGAAGCCGACGGCCACAATATCAAGCGGACGGTTCCCATCCGTAACGGCAAGCATGATGACACCGGCATCGTCTATATCGGCGAAGGCGGATTGGGGGTCGGCCAGCGGACTCCCAAGACCGAGCGGTGGTTTTTGCAGTCGCCTGGGATGGCTGACCAGGGCAGTCACGTCTTTGTGTTGACCTTTTCCGAAGACGCGATTTTTGGGAAGTGCGTCTTGCTTGGCGGGGACATTCGCGACACGTTCGAACGTCCCGTACGCGGTAGATAG
- the recJ gene encoding single-stranded-DNA-specific exonuclease RecJ, translated as MQRRWRIIPHDASRVEQLARSARLPAVVAQLLVSRGIYNANDAAQFLSTKLKDLRDPKELPGVVDATKIIIDAIDKRLPITVYGDYDCDGMTGTAILVNGLQLMGANVSYHVPNRLEDGYGLNEAAIRKLADRGKKLIISVDCGITSRQHAELCRELGVKLIITDHHTIDGELPRADAVVHPRLPGTNYPFGELCGAGVAFKLAWAICQQVAGSEKVTEPMRRYLMQSIALAAIGTVADVVPLLDENRVLVEHGLKTLRANPLPGLAELMKITKVDQASAVTSDSIAFTIAPRLNAAGRLGQAQLAVELLTTPGGERAEALAEYIHQLNNDRDTLQRSVYLAAQKQAKEEFDVDADAALVLGGVGWHPGVIGVVAGRLAEKHAKPVLILSLDATGKTQAVGSGRVGGTGIDLHEALSDCSERLVKFGGHKAAAGLTIEEDQIDAFRGDFCEAVARQWSERDIVPEIVIDAEASFGQLNLETVKQIETLAPFGAGNPRPTLFCSNIELDEPARRIGGGDRHLSVKLRQGVKSIRGVAFGAGDWCDALNQCEGPIEIAYRPVINEFRGFRKVEIHLVDWRPSDRRDHAEQRSNAGTVADA; from the coding sequence ATGCAGCGCCGATGGCGAATCATTCCCCATGATGCTTCTCGCGTCGAGCAACTTGCTCGCTCAGCCCGACTTCCCGCCGTGGTGGCCCAATTGCTGGTCAGCCGAGGGATCTACAACGCCAATGACGCCGCCCAGTTCCTGAGTACCAAACTAAAGGACCTGCGTGACCCCAAAGAACTGCCTGGCGTGGTCGATGCAACAAAAATCATCATCGACGCAATCGACAAGCGGTTGCCGATCACGGTCTACGGCGACTACGACTGCGACGGCATGACCGGCACCGCGATCCTGGTCAATGGATTGCAATTGATGGGGGCAAACGTCAGCTACCATGTCCCCAACCGACTCGAAGACGGCTACGGTTTGAACGAAGCGGCGATTCGCAAATTGGCTGACCGCGGAAAGAAGCTGATCATTTCGGTCGATTGCGGCATCACCAGTCGCCAACACGCTGAACTATGCCGCGAACTCGGGGTGAAACTGATCATCACCGACCATCACACCATTGATGGCGAACTGCCGCGCGCGGACGCGGTCGTCCACCCGCGGCTTCCTGGCACGAATTACCCGTTTGGCGAACTGTGTGGAGCCGGCGTCGCATTCAAGCTCGCCTGGGCAATCTGCCAACAAGTTGCAGGTAGCGAAAAGGTCACCGAACCGATGCGACGCTACTTGATGCAATCGATTGCACTTGCCGCTATCGGAACGGTAGCGGACGTGGTCCCGCTGTTGGACGAGAATCGCGTGCTGGTTGAACATGGACTGAAAACGCTTCGCGCCAACCCGTTGCCGGGACTCGCAGAGCTGATGAAAATCACCAAGGTTGACCAAGCATCGGCGGTCACATCTGACAGCATTGCGTTCACCATCGCGCCGCGGCTGAACGCGGCCGGTCGACTTGGACAGGCCCAATTGGCAGTCGAGCTATTGACCACCCCCGGTGGCGAACGCGCCGAGGCGCTAGCGGAATACATTCACCAACTAAACAACGATCGCGACACCTTGCAGCGGAGCGTTTACCTCGCGGCGCAAAAGCAAGCCAAAGAGGAATTCGATGTCGATGCCGACGCCGCACTTGTTTTGGGCGGAGTCGGGTGGCACCCTGGTGTGATTGGCGTGGTCGCAGGCCGATTGGCTGAAAAACACGCCAAACCGGTGCTGATTCTTTCGCTCGACGCGACGGGAAAAACGCAGGCCGTGGGCTCAGGCCGGGTCGGCGGCACCGGGATCGATCTGCACGAAGCGCTCAGCGATTGCAGTGAGCGACTGGTCAAATTTGGCGGCCACAAAGCGGCTGCGGGACTGACGATCGAAGAAGACCAAATTGATGCGTTTCGCGGCGATTTCTGCGAAGCGGTGGCCCGTCAATGGTCCGAGCGAGACATCGTGCCCGAGATCGTGATCGACGCCGAGGCATCGTTTGGGCAACTGAATCTGGAAACGGTCAAACAGATCGAAACACTTGCCCCGTTTGGCGCCGGCAACCCACGTCCGACGCTGTTTTGCAGCAACATCGAACTGGACGAACCGGCTCGACGAATAGGCGGCGGCGACCGCCACTTGAGCGTCAAACTGCGGCAAGGCGTAAAATCGATCCGCGGCGTTGCTTTTGGTGCCGGTGATTGGTGCGACGCGCTGAACCAGTGCGAAGGCCCCATCGAAATCGCCTACCGACCGGTGATCAATGAGTTCCGCGGTTTCCGTAAAGTGGAAATCCATCTCGTCGATTGGCGACCGAGTGACCGCCGCGACCACGCCGAGCAACGATCAAACGCCGGCACGGTGGCCGACGCCTAG
- the rpmG gene encoding 50S ribosomal protein L33, with amino-acid sequence MAGRSKKKADTVFLVCEETGDYNYTLQRKPGGEKLRLKKYSARLRKHTWHVEKKK; translated from the coding sequence ATGGCTGGTCGTAGCAAGAAAAAAGCAGATACCGTGTTCCTCGTTTGCGAAGAAACCGGAGATTACAACTACACGCTGCAACGCAAACCAGGCGGCGAAAAGCTGCGTCTGAAGAAGTACAGCGCACGTTTGCGTAAGCACACTTGGCACGTCGAAAAGAAAAAGTAG
- a CDS encoding 4a-hydroxytetrahydrobiopterin dehydratase — protein sequence MSKSNRTVNSGPDSPEKANPENADSLRAAKCVPCEGGVPPLARDQANELMRAIPEWELDAAAKRISRTKRCRNFVDAVALINKIAELAEQEQHHPDLHLTGYRMLKIELTTHAIDGLSRNDFVVAAKIDPLLGY from the coding sequence ATGTCAAAATCAAATCGAACCGTGAACTCGGGCCCAGATTCCCCGGAAAAAGCAAATCCAGAAAACGCAGATTCGCTGCGTGCCGCGAAGTGCGTGCCGTGCGAAGGAGGGGTGCCGCCCCTCGCTCGCGATCAAGCAAACGAATTAATGCGAGCGATCCCCGAGTGGGAACTCGACGCCGCTGCAAAGCGAATTTCTCGCACAAAGAGATGCCGCAATTTTGTCGACGCCGTCGCCCTGATCAACAAAATTGCGGAATTGGCCGAACAGGAACAACATCATCCCGATCTACACCTGACCGGTTACCGAATGCTGAAGATTGAACTGACAACGCATGCGATCGACGGACTCAGTCGCAACGATTTTGTGGTTGCTGCTAAAATAGATCCGCTGCTGGGCTATTAG
- the rplA gene encoding 50S ribosomal protein L1, which translates to MGKKSKRYRAALAKQPANLLPLSEAVDALKKYDLTKFDQTVEVHMRLGVDPNQADQIIRGSIVLPNGIGKTQRVVVFAKGDAAKAAEEAGADEVGQEDLAKKIKDGWTDFDVCIAAPDMMGLVGPLGRVLGPRGLMPSPRAGTVTPDVAKVVSEYKAGKVEFRNDKGGNVHAMVGKMSFEPQKLTENIAAFVDFVSGMKPQSVKGTYIKGVAICATMSPSVRVAY; encoded by the coding sequence ATGGGTAAGAAATCCAAGCGTTATCGTGCAGCGCTCGCAAAGCAGCCTGCAAATTTGCTGCCGCTCAGCGAAGCAGTTGACGCACTCAAAAAATACGATTTGACCAAGTTCGACCAAACGGTCGAAGTGCACATGCGTTTGGGCGTCGACCCGAACCAAGCGGATCAAATCATCCGTGGCAGCATCGTGCTGCCAAACGGAATCGGCAAGACTCAGCGAGTCGTCGTGTTCGCCAAGGGCGACGCGGCCAAGGCAGCTGAGGAAGCGGGTGCCGATGAAGTAGGTCAAGAAGACTTGGCTAAGAAAATCAAAGACGGTTGGACAGACTTTGATGTTTGTATCGCCGCTCCTGACATGATGGGTCTTGTGGGGCCGCTTGGTCGTGTCCTCGGTCCTCGTGGATTGATGCCTAGCCCGCGTGCGGGAACGGTCACCCCGGACGTCGCAAAGGTGGTTAGCGAATACAAGGCTGGTAAGGTCGAGTTTCGTAACGACAAGGGCGGCAACGTTCACGCGATGGTCGGCAAAATGAGCTTCGAGCCACAGAAGCTTACCGAGAACATCGCTGCATTCGTTGACTTTGTCAGCGGCATGAAACCCCAATCCGTCAAGGGCACTTACATTAAAGGCGTTGCCATCTGTGCAACGATGAGCCCCAGTGTGAGAGTTGCGTACTAG
- the rplJ gene encoding 50S ribosomal protein L10, translating into MSKYVKELVTRDIKRELDGVEDAVLVSYVGMDAITTNELRGELDAKNIRMLVVKNSLARRATEGSSLAPAFEGARGQVAVCWGASDFVSLVKEIVRLDKDSSKYEKFTAAGGVMDGEKLDADRLKEVSKWPSREEQISMLSGQILGPGSQLSAALLGPGKKLNSQIKKIAEGDE; encoded by the coding sequence ATGAGTAAATACGTCAAAGAATTGGTGACTCGCGACATCAAACGCGAACTGGACGGTGTCGAAGACGCCGTGCTGGTGAGCTATGTCGGGATGGACGCCATCACTACCAACGAACTTCGTGGCGAGCTGGATGCGAAAAACATTCGCATGTTGGTCGTCAAGAATTCTCTTGCTCGGCGAGCGACCGAAGGGTCCTCGCTGGCACCTGCCTTCGAGGGAGCTCGTGGGCAAGTCGCTGTATGCTGGGGGGCGTCTGATTTCGTCTCGCTTGTCAAGGAGATCGTTCGACTTGATAAGGACAGCAGCAAGTACGAGAAATTTACCGCTGCTGGCGGTGTCATGGATGGCGAAAAGCTTGATGCGGATCGCTTGAAAGAAGTCAGCAAGTGGCCAAGCCGCGAAGAGCAAATTTCGATGTTGTCAGGTCAAATTCTTGGTCCTGGATCGCAATTGTCGGCCGCACTTCTCGGTCCGGGCAAGAAGCTCAACAGTCAAATTAAGAAAATCGCAGAAGGCGACGAGTAG
- the rplL gene encoding 50S ribosomal protein L7/L12 yields MSEEGTAVAEFSAEAKEMGDKIAGMTLKQAKELSDYLKDVHGIEPAAGGGVMMAAPAEGGGAAAEEKTEWDIVLTGFGDKKLNVVKVVKNLTGASLMEAKKMVEGVPATLKEGASKEDCDKIKAEIEEAGGTVELK; encoded by the coding sequence ATGTCCGAAGAAGGCACCGCGGTCGCCGAATTTAGCGCCGAAGCAAAAGAAATGGGCGACAAGATCGCCGGTATGACCCTGAAGCAAGCCAAAGAGCTCAGCGACTACTTGAAGGATGTCCACGGCATCGAACCTGCCGCTGGCGGCGGAGTGATGATGGCTGCACCTGCTGAAGGTGGTGGCGCTGCTGCTGAAGAGAAGACCGAATGGGACATCGTCCTGACCGGCTTCGGCGACAAGAAGCTGAACGTTGTGAAGGTTGTCAAAAACCTGACCGGCGCTTCGCTGATGGAAGCCAAGAAGATGGTCGAAGGCGTTCCAGCCACCTTGAAGGAAGGCGCATCGAAAGAAGATTGCGACAAGATCAAGGCCGAAATCGAAGAAGCGGGCGGAACCGTCGAACTCAAGTAG
- a CDS encoding alanine--glyoxylate aminotransferase family protein has translation MPTPSTPPLNPRERILMGPGPSTVPARILRALAAPTLGHLDPQFIEIMDETCQLIRDAYQTKNLLTFPVSGTGMAGMEAVVANLIEPGDEAIVCINGVFGGRMKDNMERCGATVHAIEVPWGETFSNEAIAKAVEKHPNAKMLGIVHAETSTGAHQDLSGLAEIVHDAGMLLAVDAVTSLGGHELKVDQWGIDAIYSGTQKCLSCPPGLSPVSFSERALERIDQRKTKVQSWYLDVSMLKNYYTGSGGRAYHHTAPINMIYALRESLAIVIEEGLENRIARHREMHLLLRKGLEELGFSYIPKRSLCTLNCVALPDGIDDAAIRSRLLSEYDIEIGGGLGVFAGKAWRIGLMGHSATKRNVATLLAALRDVM, from the coding sequence ATGCCCACACCTTCCACTCCTCCGCTGAATCCTCGTGAACGCATCTTGATGGGACCAGGGCCGAGCACGGTGCCGGCGCGGATCCTTCGTGCGCTTGCCGCGCCGACACTTGGCCATCTCGATCCGCAATTCATCGAGATCATGGACGAAACATGCCAATTGATTCGCGATGCCTACCAAACCAAAAACCTGCTGACGTTCCCGGTTTCCGGAACGGGAATGGCCGGGATGGAAGCGGTCGTCGCCAATCTGATCGAACCGGGTGATGAAGCGATCGTCTGCATCAACGGGGTGTTTGGCGGGCGAATGAAAGACAATATGGAGCGGTGCGGCGCGACCGTGCATGCAATCGAAGTCCCCTGGGGCGAAACGTTCAGCAACGAAGCGATCGCCAAAGCAGTCGAAAAACACCCCAACGCCAAAATGCTTGGCATCGTGCACGCGGAAACCTCTACCGGCGCCCACCAAGATCTAAGCGGGCTGGCCGAGATCGTGCATGATGCAGGAATGCTGCTCGCGGTTGACGCGGTCACCTCACTCGGCGGCCACGAACTAAAGGTGGATCAGTGGGGGATCGATGCGATTTATTCGGGAACCCAGAAGTGCCTGTCGTGCCCTCCGGGTCTTTCGCCCGTCTCGTTTTCCGAAAGGGCGCTCGAGCGAATCGACCAACGCAAAACCAAGGTGCAGAGTTGGTACTTGGACGTTTCGATGCTGAAAAATTACTACACCGGTTCTGGCGGCCGAGCGTATCATCACACCGCCCCGATCAACATGATCTACGCGCTACGTGAATCGCTGGCGATTGTGATCGAAGAAGGACTCGAAAACCGCATCGCTCGGCATCGCGAGATGCACTTGCTGCTTCGCAAGGGACTCGAGGAACTCGGATTCAGTTACATTCCGAAACGATCGCTGTGCACACTGAACTGCGTCGCGTTACCCGATGGCATCGACGACGCTGCGATCCGCAGTCGCTTGCTGAGCGAGTACGACATCGAAATCGGCGGCGGGCTAGGTGTGTTCGCGGGCAAGGCTTGGCGAATCGGATTGATGGGGCACTCGGCAACCAAACGAAACGTCGCCACGCTGTTAGCGGCACTGCGTGACGTGATGTAG
- a CDS encoding nucleoside hydrolase codes for MRLSLCALFVSLFALTPSISFSQQRPDPVPLIFDTDIGNDVDDALALGMIHSLQSRGECKLLAVTITKDHELAAPFVDAVNTFYGRGDIPIGVCRSGVTNTAGRFNTLATQKDNGKLRYPHDLTSGKDAPDAVAVLRKSLADAKDGSVVIAQVGFSTNLANLLGSSGDEISPLSGTELVKKKVRLLSIMAGAFTDDHKEYNLIKDIPSAKKIVADWPTPIVWSGYAVGKSLTYPHQSILKDYGYVDHHPLAEAYILYMPPPHDRPTWDLTSVLYGVRPDHGYFELSEPGAVEMADDGVTTFKAAANGRDRYILVREDLRPKVLEALQLLSSQPPSK; via the coding sequence ATGCGTTTGTCATTGTGCGCACTTTTCGTGTCACTTTTTGCTCTCACGCCTTCAATCTCGTTCTCGCAGCAGCGGCCAGATCCGGTTCCGCTGATCTTTGATACCGACATCGGCAATGACGTCGACGACGCGTTGGCGCTAGGCATGATTCACTCGTTGCAGTCGCGCGGTGAATGCAAACTGCTGGCCGTCACGATCACCAAGGACCATGAACTTGCCGCACCCTTTGTCGACGCGGTCAATACGTTCTATGGTCGCGGAGACATTCCGATCGGTGTCTGTCGCAGCGGGGTCACCAACACTGCTGGTCGGTTCAATACGCTGGCAACTCAGAAGGACAATGGCAAACTGCGTTATCCACACGATTTGACCTCGGGCAAAGATGCACCCGACGCGGTCGCGGTGTTGCGGAAGTCATTGGCTGATGCAAAGGATGGTTCGGTCGTGATCGCCCAGGTTGGGTTTTCCACGAACCTGGCAAACTTGCTTGGTTCTAGCGGCGATGAAATCAGTCCGCTCTCGGGCACCGAATTGGTCAAAAAGAAAGTCCGATTGTTGTCGATCATGGCTGGCGCGTTCACCGATGACCACAAAGAGTACAACCTGATCAAGGACATCCCGTCGGCAAAGAAAATTGTCGCCGATTGGCCAACGCCGATCGTATGGAGCGGCTACGCGGTCGGAAAATCGCTGACGTATCCGCACCAAAGCATTTTAAAGGACTACGGGTACGTCGATCATCATCCGCTAGCCGAAGCCTACATTCTTTACATGCCACCGCCGCATGACCGCCCGACTTGGGACCTGACCAGTGTGTTGTACGGAGTCCGCCCCGACCACGGCTATTTTGAGTTGTCCGAGCCGGGGGCGGTTGAGATGGCGGATGATGGAGTGACCACGTTCAAGGCTGCTGCGAACGGTCGCGATCGATACATCTTGGTTCGCGAGGACTTGCGGCCCAAGGTGCTCGAGGCATTGCAGCTGCTCTCGAGCCAACCGCCAAGCAAGTAA
- a CDS encoding DJ-1/PfpI family protein → MANKQILMLVGDYVEDYEAMVPLQILKTFGHEVATVCPGKSPGDTVATAIHDFDGDQTYSEKPGHRFAITADFDAIDVTKFDALVIPGGRAPEYLRLNEKVLELVRHFFETNKPVAAVCHGPQILAAAGVLKGRQCSCYPACSPEVTLTGGQYIEPAETMDSAHVDGNLVTAPAWPAHPAWMRAFVDLL, encoded by the coding sequence ATGGCCAACAAACAAATCTTGATGCTCGTGGGAGACTATGTCGAAGACTACGAGGCGATGGTCCCGCTGCAGATCCTGAAAACGTTTGGGCACGAAGTCGCCACGGTATGCCCTGGCAAATCGCCAGGCGATACGGTCGCGACCGCAATCCACGACTTTGACGGCGACCAGACCTATTCGGAAAAGCCCGGACATCGATTCGCCATCACCGCCGACTTTGATGCCATCGACGTCACGAAATTTGACGCTTTGGTGATCCCTGGCGGACGGGCACCGGAATACCTACGGCTAAACGAAAAAGTCCTGGAATTGGTGCGTCACTTCTTTGAGACCAACAAACCGGTTGCTGCGGTCTGCCACGGCCCGCAAATCCTGGCGGCCGCCGGCGTGCTAAAAGGACGCCAGTGCAGCTGCTATCCGGCGTGCAGCCCCGAAGTCACACTCACCGGTGGCCAGTACATCGAACCGGCCGAGACGATGGACTCGGCGCATGTCGACGGCAACCTCGTCACCGCACCGGCTTGGCCCGCCCATCCCGCTTGGATGCGGGCGTTCGTGGACCTGCTATAA
- a CDS encoding PQQ-binding-like beta-propeller repeat protein, with protein MMIVGGGAGTSQAADFLTAQQATRLGLVEAWRRQTEVPAGVQSMVDQQIYVHAENPREYVEVVAVKSVPKPSNGGEADAVNEAAKPIENGAAPPKNVLVRIPTDRVDAHGRAIGKSEAERLAKNEIRRLKRRGIEAKMETRMVPRVCLYTLGNDGTLECRDAESGESIWMVRVGVKRLGYKAIGVGESFVSVVNGGNLLRIDATNGELIQQQRTINVPIFGAINAGDFAVIATIQNGIEGYPLYDTSQLPFRERVAGRALALPVKAPGSTRIAWGTDQGFVYCMETSGEPSVMFRLNTDGIVSARIAAASDDRFFFGSEAGQVYGIKGTRTGQVLWSRPYGEPFYNQPIVAGDQLLIRSTYGSLYSLGLDDGISTWQDAASNIDELVGTIGDKLYVTTLSGAFAVLDLETGKQVESFPGIRPQRLLRNSKTDRLYLIGKTGAVQCLRSIDADLPIISEGHGEAKKGEEKEEKKEEEKKPAESNDFGAPPASDPFAAPGADPFAAPGADPFAAPGGGEDPFGADPFGGM; from the coding sequence ATGATGATCGTCGGGGGTGGTGCCGGCACCAGCCAGGCGGCTGATTTCTTAACTGCCCAACAGGCCACTCGCTTGGGATTGGTCGAAGCGTGGCGCCGACAAACCGAGGTTCCTGCGGGCGTCCAGTCGATGGTCGATCAGCAGATCTATGTGCATGCGGAAAATCCACGCGAGTACGTTGAAGTCGTCGCGGTGAAGTCTGTGCCCAAACCGTCCAATGGCGGAGAGGCGGATGCGGTAAACGAAGCAGCCAAGCCAATCGAGAACGGAGCGGCCCCGCCCAAGAACGTGCTGGTGCGGATCCCCACCGATCGCGTCGATGCCCACGGCAGAGCGATTGGTAAATCGGAAGCCGAGCGGCTGGCAAAAAATGAGATTCGGCGGCTGAAGCGTCGTGGGATCGAAGCGAAGATGGAAACCCGAATGGTTCCAAGGGTTTGCCTTTACACGCTGGGTAACGATGGAACGCTGGAGTGCCGTGACGCAGAGTCGGGCGAATCGATTTGGATGGTTCGCGTCGGGGTCAAACGCCTTGGCTACAAAGCAATTGGCGTGGGCGAGTCCTTCGTCAGCGTGGTCAATGGCGGCAACTTGTTGAGGATCGATGCGACCAACGGCGAGCTGATTCAGCAGCAACGCACTATCAATGTTCCTATCTTTGGTGCGATCAACGCAGGCGATTTCGCTGTGATTGCAACGATTCAAAATGGGATCGAAGGTTATCCGTTGTACGACACTTCGCAGCTTCCATTTCGTGAGCGTGTGGCCGGTCGCGCATTGGCGTTGCCTGTCAAAGCACCTGGGTCGACTCGAATCGCTTGGGGGACCGATCAAGGATTTGTCTATTGCATGGAAACCTCGGGCGAGCCGTCGGTGATGTTTCGTCTGAATACCGATGGCATCGTAAGCGCGCGGATTGCCGCAGCGAGTGATGATCGGTTCTTCTTCGGTTCCGAAGCAGGCCAAGTCTATGGCATCAAAGGCACGCGAACGGGCCAAGTGTTGTGGAGCCGACCGTATGGCGAGCCGTTTTACAATCAACCGATTGTCGCGGGCGATCAGCTACTGATTCGTTCCACCTACGGCAGTCTGTATTCACTTGGCTTGGACGATGGGATCAGCACGTGGCAGGACGCGGCGTCCAACATCGATGAATTGGTGGGGACCATCGGTGACAAGCTTTACGTGACCACGCTCAGTGGGGCGTTTGCCGTGTTGGATCTGGAGACCGGAAAGCAGGTCGAGTCGTTTCCTGGGATTCGGCCCCAGCGATTACTGCGTAATTCGAAGACCGATCGACTGTATCTGATCGGCAAAACCGGAGCGGTTCAGTGTTTGCGTAGCATCGACGCCGATTTGCCGATCATTAGCGAAGGGCATGGCGAGGCGAAGAAGGGAGAGGAGAAAGAGGAGAAGAAGGAAGAAGAGAAGAAGCCTGCCGAGTCGAATGATTTTGGTGCTCCCCCTGCGAGCGACCCCTTCGCGGCTCCCGGAGCCGATCCGTTTGCAGCCCCCGGAGCGGATCCATTCGCCGCGCCCGGAGGCGGCGAAGATCCCTTTGGCGCCGACCCCTTCGGCGGCATGTAA
- a CDS encoding response regulator produces MHRILIADDNIANRELLEAYLVGVDCDTETSVDGQDTLDKIESFKPDLVLLDVMMPKLSGFEVCKKIKDNPATSRVMILMVTALNELGDIERAVAAGTDDFLSKPVNKVELVKRVENMLKLKGTEDELERLRRYIQEMEDGNDQIQPPADA; encoded by the coding sequence ATGCACCGCATTCTGATTGCTGATGACAACATCGCGAACCGCGAACTGCTCGAAGCCTACCTGGTAGGCGTCGACTGTGACACGGAAACCTCGGTCGATGGCCAAGACACGCTGGACAAGATCGAATCGTTCAAACCGGACTTGGTCCTGCTTGACGTGATGATGCCCAAGTTGAGCGGTTTCGAGGTCTGCAAGAAAATCAAAGACAATCCGGCGACCAGCCGAGTGATGATTTTGATGGTCACGGCGCTGAACGAATTGGGCGATATCGAGCGAGCCGTCGCTGCGGGCACCGACGACTTCCTCAGCAAGCCGGTCAACAAAGTCGAACTCGTCAAACGAGTCGAAAACATGTTGAAGCTAAAAGGAACCGAGGACGAACTGGAACGACTGCGCCGCTACATCCAAGAGATGGAAGACGGCAACGACCAGATCCAACCGCCCGCGGACGCGTAA